The DNA window GCGCTCGAAGCCTTCAATTACATTTTATACAAATATCCTACCAGCAGCAATATCAATTCTGCCAAAATCTGGCGCGAAAAAACCAATATGCGTTTAGGAAACGATGCTCAGGTGCTGAAAAACATTTCAAAACTCCTAAAAGAAAAAAAACTGAAATCCCAAGTTGTGGCTGATGCCAATGCACTTTTGGCGGAATCCTATTTGAATCTGGAGGAGAAAGACAGTGCTATTGCAAAATTGAAAATTGCTGAAAAAAACACTAAAGTCAATGCTGAAAAAGCTCGTTATCGCTTTATTCTAGGGCAATTGTACCAAGAATTGGGCATTCGAGACACCGCTTTGAGTTATTATCAGGAGGTTATTGATTTGAATCGAAAAGTGGAAAGAGAATATATCATTCAGGCTTACGCCAAAAGAGCGCAGTTATTCGATTTTGATAATGGCGATGGTGATGCTTTTGTAGCACGGTACAACAAGCTCATTGCAGACCGCGAAAACAGACCTTTTAAGGATGTTTTGTATTATGAAATGGGTGTTTTTTATGACAAATACAACGATCAAGAATTGGCCAAAGAATTTTACAATGCCTCTTTAAAATCGAAATCACCAGATAAATATCTAATTGCTTCAAATTACAGAAACCTGGGCAATATGTATTTCAAGAATACTGATTATTCTAAAGCGGCAAAGTATTATGACAGTACCTTAGTAAAATTAGAAGTCAAAACCAGAGAACACATTCACATCACCAAAGTTCGAAAAGATTTAGACGAGGTTATCGGCTTGGAATTGATTGCAAAAACCAATGACAGTATACTGAACGTAGTGGCGATGACTGATGCTAATAGGGTAGCTTATTACGAAGATTATATCGGAAAATTAAAAAAATCTGATGAAGAAAAAAGACTATTAGCCGAAAAACAAAAAGAAATTCAGCAAAATATAGACCGTAACAATCTTTCCTCAAATGATGATCCGGATCCCGCTGGAGCGCAACAAGGAGGAAGGCCACCACAGAAAAAAGCGTTAGCTCCGCCAGCAACAACAGGACTTACGTCTAATACCGCCTCCGATGTGTTTTATTTTTACAATCCGGCAACAGTAGCTTACGGCAAGATAGAATTCAAGAAAAAGTTCGGAAATCGAGTAGTAGGAGGCAACTGGAGAGTTCCCACCAGAACTGATGGAGCTGCTGATGCAATTGCAGATGAGAATCCGACCGAAACAGAACCAGAAGTTGCTGCTGTCGAAACCCCTCAATACACCACTGCGTTTTACATTGGCATGTTGCCTAGTGCTCCGGCAGAAATCGAAAAGATTGCTAAGGATCGGAATTTTGCCTATTATCAACTTGGGGTTATTTATAAAGAAAAATTCAAAGAATATGCGCTGGCCAGTGATAAATTGGAAAAATTATTGATTCAAAATCCAGAAGAAAAATTGGTTTTACCTTCGATGTATAATTTGTATAAAATATATCAAATAACCGATGCTGCCAAGGCCGAAGAAATGAAAAATCGCATTTCGAGTCAGTATCCAGATTCGAGATATGCCCAAATCATCAACAACAAAAACCCAAGTACAGCCACCGAATCGGAAACGGCAGAAGCCGAATATGGGAAATGGTATCAATTGTATCAGCAAGAGCAATTTGTATTGATTTTGGAGAAAATAGACGGGCTGATCATTCAATATTACGGCGATGAGATCATCCCCAAGTACGAATTATTAAAGGCAAATACCATTGGAAAACTCAGAGGATTAGACCAATATAAAAAAGCAATGCAATTCGTCACCGACAATTATCCCTCAACCGAAGAAGGTAAGAATGCAAAGGAAATTTTGACCGCTCAAATTCCATTATTGGAAAAAATGAATTTCACTACTAATGACACTAAAAATTGGAAATTGCTGTATAAAGTGGGCAAACGAGAAGACAAAAACACCAAAGCATTAGAGGAAAAAATCAAAAAATTCATTGCGAATGAAAAAAACAACAGACTTTCAAGCAATTTTGATGTTTATACAGAAAAAGAAAATTTTATTGCAATACAAGGCATGCAATCAGAAGGGTACGCCAGCAGTATGGCCTCTATGCTCAAAGACGATAAAAAATATAAAATTACAGAGCCCGGCATCGTGATTTCGAACGATAATTATAAAGTAGTTCAAATCAAAAAGAATTTAGAAGCTTATTTGAACCCCAAAAAACAAGTGGCAGTGCCGGCGCAACCTGCAGCATCACAGCCCGTAGCACCACAGCCTGTTGTGCCGCAAACAGCAGTAGATATTAATAGTCCAGATGATGAACCCAAACCTACAGCTCCTCCGGTAAGCAAAGCCGCTAGAACCAAACCGCCGGGAGCGACTCCTAAAATGGGGGAAAATGATGTTCCAAAGACGAGTTCAACTCCAAAATAGATTGTTATGTTTGAAAAAAAGACCAAATCGTATACAGAACTATTGGGAAAAACCAATAGAATTGTTGAAGGCACCATCATCAATGGCGATATTATTTCGAATGCCGATTTTAGATTGGATGGCGAATTGAAAGGGAATTTTCAGACGAAAGGGAAAATAGTTATTGGCCCAGCAGGCAGTGTTATCGGTGATATAATTTGCAAAAATGCCGATATTGAAGGAAAGTTTAAAGGCAAAATACAAGTGTTAGAAATTTTGAATGTAAAAAACAAAGCCAAAATCTACGGTGACGTTATTTGTGGAAAATTATCAGTAGAACCCGGTGCCGATTTTAGTGCTTCTTGTACGATGAAAACCAATTCGAAAAACACCATTGCAAATGATGGACAACAAAAACCAGAAGAAACAAACCAATAATAAATGGTTGGCTCTTATCAATATTCCGATACAAATGGGAGCAATCATTTTTTTGTTTGCCTATTTTGGAAATAAACTGGATGAAAAGTATCCCAATCCCCACAATATATTTGTCAAAATCCTAACCTTGGCGGGTGTTGCCATTGCTTTTTATAACATCAATAGGCAATTGAAAGAAATTAATAAATCTTCTTAATCAAATGAGTTTTAAAAGTTATCGGCCAATTCTTGAAATAGTTTTAAGTGCTATTTTAGTTTTTTTTGCACACAAACTCTTTTTTTTCTTCAACATAAACAATCCAAAACTACAAGGTTTTCGTTTTCCAATAGAGGTCATTTATGGGTTTTTCTTTTCTTGTGCCCTAATTTTAATGTTGATTCTAATTAAGGTAAAAGAAAAAAACATTGACAATGTCGGCTACACCTTTCTATTGGTGACCTGCGTAAAAATGGGACTTTCGTATCTTCTTTTATCGCCCATTTTGAATTCAGCAAATGAGAACCTCAGGTATGAAAAAATTAATTTTTTTATCATTTTCGCAGTATTTCTGGCTCTAGAGACGATGGTAACCATCAGAATGTTAAATACTAAGCGCTAAAATACCATCAAAAAGACAAAAGCGTCATTTTTTTTATTTAATGTTTTTAACATGTAAATTTAAAATGTACCTTTGCACCCAATTTCGGAAACTAAAAATTAAGTTAATAAGCAGTTATGGTGATTTCAAACAAACCACTTCAATTTATAATAGCGATTTTAATAGCCTGTCTACCCGTAGTTGGTTTTGCCAATGATCCTGCTGAAGGCAAACCAGTACCTACTGAAACAACGGTGGTTGCTCAAGAAGCAGCACCAGAAGCAGAAGGCGAAACATCAGAAATTAAAAAACAAATCAAAGAAGTTATTGATCATCACGTTCTAGACGGTCACGACTTTTCGATTTCTGCAAACGCAGCAACCGGAGAACATTATGGTTTTCCTTTGCCAATCATTCTTTGGGACAATGGCGTTCACATTTTTTCTTCTGCAAAATTTCACCACGGTGAAGCTGTAGCAGAAAGCAATGGAAACTATTACGTTTTACACCACGAAAAAATATACAAAACCGATGCAGCCGGAACTTTAACCGAAGAGCACGGACATCCAACAAATGCACAACCGATAGACCTTTCTATTACAAAAGGAGTGTTGACTATAATGGTTGTGGCGATGATTATGTTTTTACTATTTACCAGTTTGGCAAAATCATTTGCTAAAAATGGTGGAATTTCTGCAGGAGCTGGGCGTTTTTTCGAACCTATCGTTTTGTACATCCGTGACGAAATCGCGATTCCAAACATTGGCGAAAAGCATTATAAAAAATATATGAGTTATTTGTTGACCATCTTTTTCTTTGTATGGTTCTTGAATATCTTTGGTTTGACTCCGCTAGGAATCAACGTTACAGGAAATATCGCAGCAACTTTCGGATTGGCGATTATCACTTTTATCATTACTACATTAACAGCAAATAAAAATTATTGGGGACACATTTTCTGGATGCCAGGTGTACCAACTCCAATGAAAATTAT is part of the Flavobacterium nackdongense genome and encodes:
- the atpB gene encoding F0F1 ATP synthase subunit A produces the protein MVISNKPLQFIIAILIACLPVVGFANDPAEGKPVPTETTVVAQEAAPEAEGETSEIKKQIKEVIDHHVLDGHDFSISANAATGEHYGFPLPIILWDNGVHIFSSAKFHHGEAVAESNGNYYVLHHEKIYKTDAAGTLTEEHGHPTNAQPIDLSITKGVLTIMVVAMIMFLLFTSLAKSFAKNGGISAGAGRFFEPIVLYIRDEIAIPNIGEKHYKKYMSYLLTIFFFVWFLNIFGLTPLGINVTGNIAATFGLAIITFIITTLTANKNYWGHIFWMPGVPTPMKIILAPIELLGVFIKPFALMIRLYANIFAGHVVLMSLIGLIFIFKSWLGSSLSFMLSFAISIIEILVALLQAYIFTMLSALYFGSAVEEHHHEEAH
- a CDS encoding AtpZ/AtpI family protein — encoded protein: MMDNKNQKKQTNNKWLALINIPIQMGAIIFLFAYFGNKLDEKYPNPHNIFVKILTLAGVAIAFYNINRQLKEINKSS
- a CDS encoding bactofilin family protein → MFEKKTKSYTELLGKTNRIVEGTIINGDIISNADFRLDGELKGNFQTKGKIVIGPAGSVIGDIICKNADIEGKFKGKIQVLEILNVKNKAKIYGDVICGKLSVEPGADFSASCTMKTNSKNTIANDGQQKPEETNQ
- the porW gene encoding type IX secretion system periplasmic lipoprotein PorW/SprE, whose protein sequence is MKTKIFKRTFFILFLLFLVACSTKKDTFLARNSHALSTRDNILYNGQMALDKGVVSIKSSNKDNFWKRLPIERMQIIDDNSPEGTPKNPDFEAAEAKATKAIQKHSMNIDGQEKNYQIDEAYLLLGKARYYDQRFFPALEAFNYILYKYPTSSNINSAKIWREKTNMRLGNDAQVLKNISKLLKEKKLKSQVVADANALLAESYLNLEEKDSAIAKLKIAEKNTKVNAEKARYRFILGQLYQELGIRDTALSYYQEVIDLNRKVEREYIIQAYAKRAQLFDFDNGDGDAFVARYNKLIADRENRPFKDVLYYEMGVFYDKYNDQELAKEFYNASLKSKSPDKYLIASNYRNLGNMYFKNTDYSKAAKYYDSTLVKLEVKTREHIHITKVRKDLDEVIGLELIAKTNDSILNVVAMTDANRVAYYEDYIGKLKKSDEEKRLLAEKQKEIQQNIDRNNLSSNDDPDPAGAQQGGRPPQKKALAPPATTGLTSNTASDVFYFYNPATVAYGKIEFKKKFGNRVVGGNWRVPTRTDGAADAIADENPTETEPEVAAVETPQYTTAFYIGMLPSAPAEIEKIAKDRNFAYYQLGVIYKEKFKEYALASDKLEKLLIQNPEEKLVLPSMYNLYKIYQITDAAKAEEMKNRISSQYPDSRYAQIINNKNPSTATESETAEAEYGKWYQLYQQEQFVLILEKIDGLIIQYYGDEIIPKYELLKANTIGKLRGLDQYKKAMQFVTDNYPSTEEGKNAKEILTAQIPLLEKMNFTTNDTKNWKLLYKVGKREDKNTKALEEKIKKFIANEKNNRLSSNFDVYTEKENFIAIQGMQSEGYASSMASMLKDDKKYKITEPGIVISNDNYKVVQIKKNLEAYLNPKKQVAVPAQPAASQPVAPQPVVPQTAVDINSPDDEPKPTAPPVSKAARTKPPGATPKMGENDVPKTSSTPK